In one Nicotiana tomentosiformis chromosome 6, ASM39032v3, whole genome shotgun sequence genomic region, the following are encoded:
- the LOC117279251 gene encoding uncharacterized protein, which translates to MEIGEPSTRYTHATEAANEEELRVNLDLLEERREAALIRMASQKQMIERYYNRKANLRYFNIGDFVLKKVFRSTKAANAGKVSLNWEGPYRVRGIARKGAYELETMDGKGKDQKKGVDPVFEISYFNAPILGGLCI; encoded by the exons ATGGAGATAGGTGAACCAAGTACGAGGTACACGCATGCTACTGAAGCGGCAAATGAGGAAGAGCTACGGGTAAATTTAGATTTGTTAGAAGAAAGGAGAGAAGCGGCATTAATTCGAATGGCATCTCAAAAGCAGATGATTGAACGATATTATAACAGGAAAGCCAATTTGAGGTATTTCAATATTGGGGACTTCGTCCTCAAAAAGGTGTTCCGGTCAACAAAAGCGGCAAATGCAGGAAAAGTGAGTCTAAATTGGGAAGGCCCATATAGAGTTCGAGGCATCGCTAGAAAAGGAGCATACGAGTTGGAAACCATGGATGGCAAG ggAAAGGACCAAAAGAAAGGAGTTGATCCAGTgttcgagatttcatacttcaatgCTCCAATACTAGGGGGACTATGCATATAG